DNA sequence from the Syngnathus acus chromosome 5, fSynAcu1.2, whole genome shotgun sequence genome:
ACTTCCTGCCAACGCAGGCAAAAGTGACGCTATCCAATCTTGTTCCGCGCCTGCGCCTTTGCCGCTGTGGGAGGGCTAATGGGAGGACGACGGGAAGGGTGGCTGTGGGCTGCTGTAGGTTAGGCCTGTACAACTTGCAGCTGTTTGCAATGATAGTGAACAAAAGCTCAGCCCCGTGCATTCCTTCAGCAAGTGGTCATGTAAAAATAGCCCCCGCCTGTGGGAGCTACAATACCCTCCCTTGTGTAGCAGACATCCTGTGAGGTCAGCTGACTAGTCGGCCAGTCACGTTCCAGTCATTACAGCTCTGGCGCTATCGTGAGCATGGAATAGGCTTTTTCCTGTTTGCACAAACCAATTGGCATTTCCTGCATGAGAATGCAACGAAGcagcacattttattttcatataaGCCACTGTCGGAGTTAATGTGGTCGTGTAGAGATCTACACTGGGGGGCTTTGAAGTATAATAAGATCGATTTTATCACTCCTTATGGCCGATTGTAGGGACGATGTGTTTAAGTGATGCTTTAAACCGGTCAATAAATCAGTAAGTCCCATCTGCAGCTTTCCATTAACACTGACCACAGTAAAACCAAACCAAGAAAGTAAGTGATGGTGTGTGATGGGTGTGTGGACTACTACAACGTAAAATTTCACAACATCCAATGAATCATCAATGATgcgaaaatgcaaaaaaatatcctCTAAGTCAGTGAATGGTGGGTGTATACTTGGAAATATGAGAGCTCATGCGTCACCAAACATGGACTTCTAGTGAAGGCTGCGTGTTGGGTGTTAAAATGGCTTCTATTGGCATTTGGTTTATTATGTACAGCGTTACAAATGTACTTAATACCACATTATTGGTATTACACAATAAATTGCTATCAGAGTGTTGCGGAAGCACCACCAccagaaaataatttcaaacacTAACGCTCTAAAAAATGGCTTATTTTATGGTTGTTTATTATGATGGCACAAAGCACAAACCGCCCAGGTCGGTCTGTGCTTGGAAAGCCTTTAATGCTGTCCAAAGGCAAAGGACTTTGCTTACGTGTTCAATACATCATAAATATCATAGACATGACAGTCAACGGTAGACATGACAGTCAACGGAGGAAGGGATACTGTAATGTGTCTGTATCAGCTCATGGATAGTTTCTTCCAAACTGGGACTAAACACAGCATCATTGATTACCACCAAAAAAGTTGAACGAAAAGAACACCATATTGAGTCGAATAATTATGTTTAACTCTGAAACGCAACAAAGTCAATCCATCAAGCGTTAACGTGTAACTGACAGCCCGGTTAAAAACGCATTAAGGGACAAATAGGAATTGTGAGCATCAAGAAAGAGGAAGCGAAGTGAAACTTCCACATTTAAATGTCCAGTTTGTTTATTCCCGATTTTATTCATTCTGTCGTTATTTTTTAGATTGGGGGGGTCTCACCTTCTTGACATGAGAGTTCGCTTTGCGGCCTTTGGGGAAGAAGGACGTGCGGGCGGTGAAATACTGCTCAAACTCCGTGTCGGAGTCGGCAGCTTCGTCGCTGCAGTATCCGCTGCTGGTGGAGCTGCCCCACGTCTTCTCGAAGGAAGGCGACTTGTCCGAGCTACTAGCCGTGCTTGACATGGTGATGATGGGGCGAGAATCGCTAAGCTACTTACGATTAATGATAAAGTCCAACTGAGTAATTAGTCTTGAAGCTAAAATCTTCTTGAAGTCTGTATTAACTTCAACGGCAAGCCAATATAAGGAGACGATCTACCTCAAAACAACTTGATAGACGCGTTATAATCAAAGAATAACCGTTAACTAATCTCTCTAGTAAAGTCTTCTAACGGCCTCGTCTCCCCTCTCCAAAAGTGTGACTGTGTGAAACAGGATGCACTTGGGTGGAGACCCCGCCCGGCCCGTAGCCACGCCCATTTGGCCGTTGGCTTtggaaaatacacaaaaccaGCGCAGCACTTTCTGATTGGACGAGTGACATCCGGAAGTGACAACAGATACAGACACGCTTCCTAATTGCACGAGCGATGCCGGGGGGGTGACACTGGGTATTCTACGCATGCGCAGTGACAACCGTCGACCGTCTCGTGCTCCTATGTCGTCAAATGGGCGTCATTTAGTACAGTAAATGTTCAACAATTTCATTGCAATTCTGATCACTCatgtttgaaaaacatttttgaagttTAAATTCAaacccaaacaaacacatactTCGCTGCATGCCAGAGAATGATGCACCTGTCTTCGAGGTGTTGGGTGATGCTGCTACAATaggataaataataataatctacTTGCAACCGATGTGAAACTGGCTGAACTGGTGATTCCACTTTCAAGTTATGCGGGATAGTTCGAATCTATGACAATGGTTTTCATTCAGTCCTGGCTTCCTCTCTCTATGCATAGATTTGTGATTAGGAAATCACAGTCTCTAACTGCATCTTTTACATCAATGGTGCCATGTAGGAAGTGCACTGAGGTACATTAGTATTACATTTAGGAAAACTgttgttatttatattatttttttaataacaatttCTCTGAAGTTTTACTTGTCACAAGCCTGATACAGCACGTCAATGAGGATGAGAACATTTATCTATTGAGAAAAATTTACACAAGGTGTTACTTCACTGTTTCTCAACAGTAACGCATTTCCTTTACTTCCCTTTGCAACGACATTGGCCAGGCCTTTTACTGCTTTATATTTGCACATACGATCATTTGGAGGATGCTAGAGAAATGTGACAACTACGATAAGAGTGAAGTGGAAACTCCATGCTTTGCAATACAAGTTTGAAAAGGGTTTCTTACCACATTGGTGTCTGTTTCGATTGTGTGCTCCACAACCAAAGTGTAATCAGTGGAAGAACCTCGATCCCAGCTGCAGTCTAAGCGGATCAGGGGACGACAGCGGTAGTGGCACGTGAACTTGCAATCTGGAGGAACGGAAAGTTACACACACTTAATTCACAATTTATTGCATTGCTCTGTCacgttaaaataaaatcctctAGCGGCCATGATGGTCGTTGCAGTGGAGTAGAACCTGTTGAGGGTTGGTTCTAGTAATTTGATGACCAGTGCTCTACTAGAAAATATGACTACAAATATGGATAAAAATCCCTGAtactattcatattttttaagtagaatcaaaaaaatattttggtcattactatttacaatatttaatGTCAAAAAGAACACAAACTCACAGATTTTTGTGCAGCTCTTTATGTGCATgtagctgtttttgttttgttttccgtaATATGGTGGTCATACTGATAATTGTGGCAATTTTGGTCATGGTAATCCAGACACGAAATGTTTCATCTCTAACACAATACAATATGAATAGCTTTTAAGATCATATGACGTAGAATACTTTCAGTAAGATGATAGTTTGCCATTGTTCTCTCCTCAGGCCTGCTCTTAAGCATTAGCGTTGTTTCACAAGAACTGTACAGGCCGATGATTGCACATTCTACCTAGAAAACCACCATCCTATCTTTGTGTGGGCTTCTGCTGAAGAACAGGAAGTTCAAgactttgtttcattttgaagaTAGAGTCCCATGCATGAGAAACATACAATGTCAGTGGGTTTGACATTTCCAAAAATGATTAATTAAGTAAGTAAACTtcatattgtcattttatttcattgtcatGCATCTTCTCTTCGCACAAACACATAATGGTGGACTCACTGGCACAGCGCAAGCTCTGCTTGTAGAGGCCCCAGATGAAGTCCCCGCACAGGTCGCACCATGTGGGCTGAGAGTGGCTACAGGGTTGGAAGTCATGGCCCTCCCCGGTCTCCTCCGTCAGGTGCTGGTCCAGCTCGCAGCTGCTCAGGACCCGGATGATGCCCACCCGACTCAGCAGATCCGGCACCTTTCCCGGGCTGATCCTCAAGGCGTTGGCTCGCTCCAAACGCGGTGGGGAGCAGGGTGAGCATGCTCCGGTCAGCTGGATCTGCTCCCCGCCAGACCTCAGGTCACGCAGCTCAATCAACTCCCCCATGGACATTGTGTCACTCCTGACCTCTACACCTCCAATGTCACTAAGAGACAGAAAAACACACTTTCAAACACTGAAAGCAGACATCtttatttgactttgatattctTTAATTCTCATTACAGATTAATTTCAATaatattggggggggggggtttcaGTGCACCTTCAATCCTCGTTAGGATAAACAGTTCAGATGATAGacggatggatagatggatttttgtgttttatgagATTCTATGAGATTTTGTGTTATATGAATATCACTAGTGGTACGCCGGCTCCCTCTTATGGTATGTGAAATACTCACTGAATAGTTTAGttgtatttcacttttttttaacgtttccttttttatttttatatagttAACTGTGCAGTGTTAATTTTGAAACTATGCAAAACGTTGAAGTAGTTTATaaatacagtgccttgcgaaagtattcggcccccttgaacctttcaacatttcgccacatttcaggcttcaaacataaagatataaaattttaattttttgtcaagaatcaacaagtgggacacaatcgtgaagtggaacgaaatgtattggataatttaaacttttttaacaaataaaaaactgaaaagtggggcgtgcaatattattcggcccctttactttcagtgcagcaaactcactccagaagttcagtgaggatctttgaatgatccaatgttgtcctaaatgactgatgatgataaatagaatgcacctgtgtgtaatcaagtctccgtataaatgcacctgctctttgatagtctcagggttctgtttaaagcgcagagagaaccatgaagacaaaggaacacaccaggcaggtccgagatactgttgtggagaagtttaaagccggatttggatacaaaaagatttcccaagctttaaacatctcaaggagcactgtgcaagcaattatattgaaatggaaggagtatcagaccactgcaaatctacctagacccggccgtccctccaaactttcatctcaaacaaggagaagactgatcagagatgcagccaagaggcccatgatcactctggatgaactgcagataactacagctgaggtgggagagtctgtccataggacaacaatcagtcgtgcactgcacaaatctggcctttatggaagagtggcaagaagaaagccatttctcaaagatatccataaaaagtctcgtttaaagtttgccacaagccacctgggagacacaccaaacatgtggaagaaggtgctctggtcagatgaaaccaaaatcgaactttttggccacaatgcaaaacgatatgtttggcgtaaaagcaacacagctcatcaccctgaacacaccatccccactgtcaaacatggtggtggcagcatcatggtttgggcctgcttttcttcagcagggacagggaagatggctaaaattgatgggaagatggatggagccaaatacaggaccattctggaagaaaacctgttggagtctgcaaaagacctgagactgggacggagatttatctcccaacaggacaatgatccaaaacataaagccaaatctacaatggaatggttcacaaatagacgtagccaggtgttagaatggccaagtcaaagtccagacctgaatccaatcgagaatctgtggaaagagctgaagactgctgttcacaaacgctctccatccaacctcactgagctcgagctgttttgcaaggaagaatgggcaagaattccagtctctcgatgtgcaaaactgagagatataccccaagcgacttgcagctgtaattgcagcaaaaggtggcgctacaaagtattagcgcaagggggccgaataatattgcacgccccacttttcagttttttatttgttaaaaaagtttaaattatccaataaatttcgttccacttcacgattgtgtcccacttgttgattcttgacaaaaaatgaaacttttatatctttatgtttgaagcctgaaatgtcgcgaaatgttgaaaggttcaagggggccgaatactttcgcaaggcactatACATACAAACAAGTTCAGTAAAATGTGCCTTTGCTGGATAAATGTTGGAAACAGCTGATGCATTCGTGTGTTAACAGAATTTTCAAGTTCTGGCTAATAAAAGACCCCCGTTGCTGTATTCTGTTGATTGTCTTTTTATatatgttatatatatatatatattttttaattctatgTACAAGTATGAGCTAAAAATTTGTGTTTTACGCTTTGAAAACAATGTTTCGTGCAGGGCACGAAGTGTACAAAAATAACTTCGATAAGTCGTGATGTCAGCAGACTGCAAAAAGTACCTCACCGCAACTAAGCTCATAAATAGCTGCCTTTTAACCAAACTATTATGCTGACCCATTTCGTTGTCACACTCTTTTCAAAACGTATTATTGGACGTTTTATCGCGGAGTCTGACTCACCCAATAAAGTCCGAAAGATAAGCGCTTTGTTTGAAAAACATCTTCCATTCGAAGAAGAAAACTTTCCGCGGCAGACATCTCCACCGgaccgggccgggccggggcCTCTTGTCTCGGCGTCCCGTCTGAAGGAACCACGCCGTCAACCTCGGTTGTTCCTCCCGGCTCGAACCGATGCCATCACGGAGGAGGGCATTCCGTTACAAACATCTGCCGGGGTTAGGTCGACCAGACAGGCTTGAAgtttgaggaggaggagggggggaaggaggagaggaagacgaggaggaagCATCAGCAGATGCGTTACAGTAACATCCGGGATGTTTTCAAGGAGGGCTGGGGGCGTGAATAAGCCCACCCACCTACAACATCCTTGATCATGTGCAAAGCCCCAACGTATTTGCACAAAATTGACCTCCATAATAGTATATATAATTTGGAACCTACCAACACTGACATGCTGACGTTACCCCCGAAAAGGCATCATTTGAGATCCTACATTGGATCGAGTTACattgtgcaagtgtacctTATGGTGTGACTAAATGGACTTTCATATTTCTTACGAGACAAACGAAGAGGTTTATTAAACCAAATGGAGTTGATGAAATCACTTTTAAAGGACAAGTCCCAggtctaattttttttccaagtccTGGTTGGCCTGGTTCTAtactctcttttttttgtcagttcaTATTGTTGATCTCTTTGTTGTTGCAGTTCAGGTCATCTTGGGTCCTCTTGTTGGCCTCCATCATGAGCTGACAGGCCTTCTTGTGTTTTGGCCAGTGTTTCACCTGACATTGTCTACAAAAAGCAGCCAAGGGGAGAGCGTTTTTACACCTCGTTGAAATCAGGAGAAACGATTAATTATTGACGGCCTTACCTGTGACAGTACCACTCCCCTTGGCATCGAGAGCATCGCTTTGCAGCTTCTTTACCGCAACAGCCGCATTTCGGCTTTTCTGGAAGCAAACTCTCCATCACGTCCAAATTGTACGTCTGAGCCAACCTGGTCCGAGACAAAAACTATTGAAGACAATGCAAAGGGAAGACTTTATTTTCCAacatctttttcctttttgtagTAGTACCTCTGTGCCTGCAGCCTCAGGTCTTTTTCAGAGGCGttgaatgtttgtttgactTGATATTTGGCGATGGCCTTCCACTTATCGGAATTCTCCCTCATGATGTGGTTCCACATTTCAGGGATCTATATGTGAAGGGAAGTAGAACCGAATACATTGTTTCAATTACAACAAAGGGTAATCATTGCTAATGTatagcatttctttttttctaactgttttttttttttttttttttacaaaacccTGTTGTGAATAATGAAAATCCCGCAATCCtttaaaaagatttataactgCCCATAGATACCATCAGATGGCGCCAAAGGACAACTTTTATATCAAACAACATAAAATCCTCgatgccactagatggcgacaAAGCAGCTTCTGAGGCGGAAAATTTGGgttcaaatccaaataaactATTCAAAATACCTGCTCTAAAACAAGTTCCTTCTTCGGGGGTTCGGGGTCTGTAACCGCCAGATGagccaggacgcgctggagttCCGCCAAGTTGGGCAGCTGGTCGATCAATACCTCAGTCAGGAAACTGCGCAGCTGGGAACCATAAGAGGATCTTGTAAAACTGCAATCTTTGCCACAAACGCTACATCGGCTAATAATTAATAGGCACATAAAGATGGAATTAGGAAATTGATGGCAGCAGTAACAAAGCTCATCTGCTTGTGTCATGAACAGGAAATGGATGACGCCATGCATAATAGAAGGAAGTTTCGTGGTCAAAACAATTCCGAGAAAGCAAACGAGAGAGGAAAATGATGCTGCGCTCATTATATGAACAAGTTTAGCTCAGTACTTCGAAATATGACAATAGTTCAATTTTGCTGCTTGGTGTGAAGTTATCATGAAGACATATGTCATGTGTTGTACTTCACCTTTAGAAGTTGACTCTTATTGAAACTGTTGAAGTCATATTTTCGTTGGCACTCTTCCTTAAGGAGAAGATTGTACAGCGAAATCCAGACCTGCCCGTCCAGTTTTGTCATCTTCAGGCGGTCTTCCTCTGGTATCTTCTGCCATTTGCCGTTCATGTACTTCTCTATGTTGCCTGCACGGGGATGTCGAGAATGAGGAATGGGCGGACGAGAAGAGGAAAGTTAAATGCTCATACTCTTACCGGCCGTGCAGCGACTCCATGGGCAGCACTCGATCAGGCGTACCAGTAAACACGGCACGTTATGTGTGCAGAGCATTCGATTAATGGCACTGATACTGtaaacagaaaatgacattgGGCTTATTATTCAAGAATGAAAAGTTTTGctagccttcctgtgtggagtttgacTATCTGTGCTTGTGCTTGTGTTCCATCCCAAATAGGTGAATGTCAAGCTTTGTATGTATAActaaaaatcaacattttgtttatCAACATTTTTGGACAATTAAGAGCTTCAATAGAAAGCAATAGAAATATATTGTCCAGTGCCTGTCAGTGTGGTCAGTGATGTAGCGTAGCACGGACAGAGCCTTCAAGGAAATACTGAATTCCAACTCAGCAGCTTGAATTTGCAACTCCTAAGAAAGGAATAAGAGACACAACAGAACCATGATCTCACGATTTGCTGTCAACCCAACCAATCCTCGTTTACCTCTTTAGAGGATAAAACGGTCTCGCCGGTCGTCTTGTGCTTGTTGTGCGTCACGTCACTAGCCTTGTCAGTGTTGGCGGCGAGCAGAGTGAGTTTACGGTGGCAGTAATCCACCAAATCGAGAATGGAGTCGTCACTCGACTCGCATGAGTCCTGCACAAAATGTCCTTGTAAATACAATCGCagtggataaaaaaacaaatcaacataATTCTGTCCAAAtgctattgtttttattgaaaataaataaaacaatttttaccTCAATCACAAAGGCACTCACCTTGTGAAACATGATAGTCTCCAGCAAGTTGATGATGGTGGCTTCATGGTGGATCTGAGTGGAAGATGGATGCCACTAATGGTGTCACTATTTCCTCAATGAATTAATACTTTTGGGTCATTCAAGAATGTTGAACTGTTATTGTTTGTCTTTAGGACAAAGTAGACTACGGTCGGTTATGATGAATTGCGTGACTATCCACTCACCACCATGTAAAGAGGAAACGTGTTCTTGGGTGTGAAGTCCTGCAGTTGGCATAAAATGGGGAATATTTTTTGCTTCCAGACTTCAGTCAAGATCATCTCATGGACCAGGACTGAGATCTGCAAAGGAGGAAAGACATTCCTGGATCATCTTGAGGTATCAATTTAATCATTTCTTGACTTAATTCAAAACACTCATAtcccaaatcatctttccccattgaaatgaatagaaatgccATTAATGTGTTCCTcatggaaatgtttttaaaacaagTACGCCAATGAATAGTATAGTAGGATATTTTTCATATAATACTGCATCACCTTTCCATGAGACACCAGCATCTCCTTTATGTACTCATCCAGCGTGGCAGAAGCACTCAGTATTGCCTGCATGTTGAGCTTCTCGATGTACTCATGTTGTCTGAACCAcctaagaagaagaaaaaaaatatatttttaacaagCTCAGAAGAGAATTTCCTCAACTTAACATTTGGTTGTTGAtgacaaaaatcaacattcaaAATCTATGCAGACCCCCCGGGGGTTTCCTGGTGGCCATCTAAATGACTAAATAGAAATTATCCCTGCAGGGGTATAAGCGTTGGGATTATAAGGGCATCATAGGAAAAACGAGAATCTAGCCCTACCTAGTTTGACTCAAATTTACCTTGTTGAGCCCACATCTTTGAGGGAAAAGATCTCCAAACTTTCAATGAACCCCTCGGCCTCCACTGGCAACAGCACCGAGCCCTCCATTTGTTTCTTTCGAGTGGAAAGTGATGTTTTGTCCAATTTACGAGCGACTGTGTCAGTCGTTCGTCCAAGTGTGGTTTGTTGGTCGTCATGGCAGCAGCAGTGAAAGCGACAGCGCAGTAcctctgtgacgtcactgagGGGCGCTACATCATAAAGATTCGGAACTCGCGGGACAattgattaggtacacttgcacgATCCGATCGGAGCCAATTCAAGAGCCGAATCAAAATACTGAatacttttaatttaaaaggTAATACATAGAATgaaaataatggcaaaaaatattttaataaacacacTTTCTTTTGTACAATAAACGTATTCTTGAAAAGAagccaataaaataaatattttgaccCATTTCCTTTGACAACCAAGAAAACATTGTTAGTTGGGTTATCCTTcatctgtcaatcaatcagttgTCTTTTTCATGATGATACAACGTCACTTCCAGCACACAACAATGTTGGGATCATTTTCCAAACGCTCATCTAGCTCCTTGTAGCTGACACCtgacaagtgaaaacaatgtAATGAGCACATATTTCTAAGACAGTAGAAAACTTCAAACATGCCTGTCTTGCAGCAGATATCATCATAACTATGACATCCCGTGTAGAGGCGAGGCGGCCTGCTCCTCTCGTCACGTGTCACCTTGACGGGGTACTTTTGCAGCCGTCGGATGAGAGACTTCATGAGGCCGAACTGAATCAACCTTCTGAAAGGGACAACATATGACATAACAAAACCTCGTCTGACATCGCCTGTTATGCGGCATCGTATTTTTTTCACCACTGACCTCTCATCAACTCTCTGCAGCTGCTGAGAGTAGCGGGAACATAGGTCGCGGACGGTGGTTCCTGGACTCAGGCCACAGTACAGCTGGAACACATCTCTCACACTTGGACGCTTCTGACCTAACAATAATGACaatgcagttttttagtgggtATACTTTACTCGCAGATTTCTATTTGCATTGACGCTTAGTCCCTAAAACCAATAACAAGGGTAAGCTGGACTACACTCACGAATCgttgtagcttttttttttttcttgtttaccTTGCTTGGTGATGTAGTTTAAACATTCCTCCTGGATGAGTTTGTCATCGATCAGGCTCTGCACTTTGGGGGTGGTACAGTACACATTGGAGTACTGAAAGTGGACAAATAGCAGCAAATGAAggtcacaacaacaacaaaagatcaCGTAAAGCACATTTAACTTCTACATATAAAGCAATACAAATGCAGGTGAAAATGTAATTCTCTGTCATCATATTATgtaaaactttatttatccaATGGTTACAGCAGGACACTA
Encoded proteins:
- the zmynd10 gene encoding zinc finger MYND domain-containing protein 10 — its product is MEGSVLLPVEAEGFIESLEIFSLKDVGSTRWFRQHEYIEKLNMQAILSASATLDEYIKEMLVSHGKISVLVHEMILTEVWKQKIFPILCQLQDFTPKNTFPLYMVIHHEATIINLLETIMFHKDSCESSDDSILDLVDYCHRKLTLLAANTDKASDVTHNKHKTTGETVLSSKEELQIQAAELEFSISLKALSVLRYITDHTDSISAINRMLCTHNVPCLLVRLIECCPWSRCTAGNIEKYMNGKWQKIPEEDRLKMTKLDGQVWISLYNLLLKEECQRKYDFNSFNKSQLLKLRSFLTEVLIDQLPNLAELQRVLAHLAVTDPEPPKKELVLEQIPEMWNHIMRENSDKWKAIAKYQVKQTFNASEKDLRLQAQRLAQTYNLDVMESLLPEKPKCGCCGKEAAKRCSRCQGEWYCHRQCQVKHWPKHKKACQLMMEANKRTQDDLNCNNKEINNMN